The proteins below are encoded in one region of Reichenbachiella sp. 5M10:
- the gldF gene encoding gliding motility-associated ABC transporter permease subunit GldF, giving the protein MYAVFVKEINSFLNSLIAYIVIAVFLTTIGLLMWVFPESSVLEYGYADMSTLFNLGPYVFMFLIPAITMRFFAEEKRTGTNELLLTRPMTAMQIILGKYLAGFVLVVLSVLPTLLYFYTVYQLGKPVGNLDISGTIGSYIGLLLLGGVFVSIGVFASSVTENQVVAFVLAVFLCFLLYSGLDSIATIDIWAGSALFLQQASMLFHYGALSRGLIDLSDIVYFLSVIAGMLLLTKLILDARKW; this is encoded by the coding sequence ATGTACGCGGTATTTGTCAAAGAAATCAACAGTTTTTTGAATAGCCTGATCGCTTACATTGTGATCGCGGTGTTCTTGACCACCATCGGTTTATTGATGTGGGTGTTTCCTGAGAGTAGTGTCCTGGAGTACGGCTATGCCGACATGAGTACGTTGTTCAATCTGGGGCCTTATGTGTTTATGTTTTTGATACCTGCGATTACGATGCGCTTTTTTGCAGAAGAAAAGCGCACAGGAACTAACGAATTGTTGTTGACTCGACCGATGACTGCCATGCAGATCATTCTTGGGAAGTATCTAGCGGGTTTTGTTTTGGTGGTGTTGTCTGTGCTGCCTACGTTGCTGTATTTCTACACGGTGTATCAGTTGGGCAAGCCTGTGGGCAATCTTGATATTTCTGGAACGATAGGGTCCTATATTGGACTATTGCTATTGGGCGGGGTGTTTGTGAGTATAGGCGTGTTTGCATCGTCTGTGACCGAAAATCAAGTAGTGGCTTTTGTGCTTGCGGTGTTTTTGTGTTTTCTGCTCTACTCAGGTTTGGACTCGATCGCGACAATTGATATTTGGGCAGGATCAGCTTTGTTTTTACAACAGGCGAGCATGTTGTTTCACTATGGTGCTTTGAGTCGTGGCTTGATTGACCTGAGTGATATTGTTTATTTTTTGAGTGTGATAGCAGGGATGCTGCTATTGACTAAGTTGATTTTGGATGCGAGAAAATGGTGA
- the gldG gene encoding gliding motility-associated ABC transporter substrate-binding protein GldG, which translates to MNNRLINILQLAIGFMVLVVVNQLVDRFPLRFDLTEEKRYSISEASIEVLESLQEPVYVEVFLEGEMPAGFKRLQKAIKETLDQLEYYSGKQVKYSFKDPSIAKSTKGRNEYFRSLMQRGLQPTNLNYTRDGNKTEKLIFPGAIVSYYGRELPVLLLKGNQGATAEEQLNQSIEGIEYELVSAIRNLSTDVKKNVGLVLGHQEPDSLNLAGLTGVLAAKYNVFKIDLPTREKDLSVYDAVILPKPTTTFSDKEKYLLDQYIMQGGKALFFIDALRVNMDSASGEGTYAFPYELGLDDMLFRYGVRVNRNFVQDIFSGEFPVVAGMTGDQPQIRMLPWPFFPNINTFGDHPITKNLDVVQTRFVSTIDTVRADGVEKIPLLMTSQYSMVSATPVKVAFNELQKNLDPKRFTSGSKAVAYLLKGNFTSLYKNRLLPKGMSKAEFVAEGQEAALLVCADGDMIRNEFDLKTGEPLELGLSPYNQQKYANADFVLNALDYMLNENGVITSKSKEIKIRPLDKVQIGEEKLYWQLLNLVLPIVLLLVYGVLRVFWRKRKYANFK; encoded by the coding sequence ATGAATAATCGATTGATCAACATATTGCAATTGGCCATTGGGTTCATGGTTTTGGTGGTTGTGAATCAGCTTGTGGATCGTTTTCCGCTTCGTTTCGATTTGACTGAGGAAAAGCGTTATTCGATATCAGAGGCGAGTATTGAGGTCCTGGAGAGCCTTCAAGAACCCGTATATGTAGAAGTGTTTTTGGAAGGAGAGATGCCTGCAGGATTCAAGCGTTTGCAAAAAGCCATCAAAGAGACGCTCGATCAGCTGGAGTACTATTCGGGTAAGCAGGTCAAGTATAGTTTCAAAGACCCGTCGATCGCCAAAAGCACCAAAGGACGCAACGAGTACTTTCGTTCGTTGATGCAGCGCGGACTTCAACCTACCAATCTCAACTATACTCGTGATGGCAACAAGACGGAGAAACTTATCTTTCCAGGTGCCATCGTGTCCTATTATGGTCGTGAACTGCCCGTGCTGCTGCTCAAGGGCAATCAGGGAGCTACTGCGGAGGAGCAACTCAATCAATCCATCGAAGGGATTGAGTATGAGTTAGTCAGTGCGATTCGCAATTTGTCGACGGACGTCAAAAAGAACGTGGGGTTGGTGCTTGGACATCAGGAGCCTGATTCGCTCAATTTGGCAGGACTGACGGGTGTCTTAGCTGCCAAGTACAATGTTTTCAAGATTGATTTACCTACGCGTGAGAAAGATTTATCTGTCTATGACGCAGTGATACTACCCAAGCCGACGACTACATTTTCTGACAAGGAAAAGTACCTGCTGGATCAATACATCATGCAAGGAGGGAAGGCTTTGTTTTTCATCGATGCATTGCGTGTCAATATGGACAGTGCTTCTGGGGAAGGGACATATGCATTTCCCTATGAGTTGGGGTTGGATGATATGCTGTTTAGATACGGTGTGCGTGTCAACCGCAATTTTGTCCAAGATATCTTCAGTGGGGAGTTTCCTGTCGTGGCAGGGATGACGGGTGACCAGCCTCAGATACGGATGTTGCCGTGGCCTTTCTTTCCGAATATCAACACTTTTGGAGATCATCCAATCACCAAAAATCTCGATGTAGTGCAGACTAGGTTTGTTTCGACTATCGATACGGTACGTGCAGATGGCGTAGAAAAGATCCCTCTGCTCATGACATCTCAGTACTCGATGGTGTCTGCCACGCCCGTCAAGGTAGCGTTCAATGAGTTGCAAAAGAATTTGGACCCCAAGCGTTTTACTTCGGGTTCGAAAGCGGTGGCCTATTTGCTCAAAGGGAATTTCACCTCGCTTTACAAAAATAGGCTCTTGCCCAAAGGCATGTCCAAGGCAGAGTTTGTAGCAGAAGGGCAAGAAGCAGCACTACTGGTATGTGCAGACGGAGACATGATCCGCAATGAATTTGACCTCAAGACTGGGGAGCCTTTGGAGTTGGGATTGAGTCCATACAACCAACAAAAGTACGCGAACGCCGATTTTGTGCTCAATGCGCTAGATTATATGCTCAACGAAAATGGGGTGATTACATCCAAATCCAAAGAGATCAAAATACGTCCGTTGGATAAAGTACAAATCGGAGAAGAAAAGCTGTATTGGCAACTGTTGAACTTGGTGTTGCCTATCGTGCTATTGCTCGTGTATGGTGTGCTACGAGTGTTTTGGAGAAAACGAAAATATGCGAATTTCAAATGA
- the dnaN gene encoding DNA polymerase III subunit beta, giving the protein MKFIVSSSYLLKQLAAINGVITTNPVVPILENFLFEIADGKLTITASDLQTSIITELEVEAKENGNIAVPSKILLETLRNLPEQPVTFSIDENTYSIEINSDNGRYKLAGENATDFPKVPTVSDGSSVNISSDVLGNAINNTILATSNDELRPAMTGVYLNLADTNTTFVATDGHRLIRYRRVDIASDAGSSMIIPRKALTLLRATLPSSNTNVNVEYNVANAFFKFDGIRMVCRLIDERFPDYENVIPANNDNAMTIDRLELLGSLKRIAIYANKTTHQVRLKIAGSELVISSEDLDFSNEANERLSCDHDGGDIEIGFNGKFLIEMLANIDSTQVTMKFSEANKAGLIFPVDGDENEDLLMLVMPVMLSNYSA; this is encoded by the coding sequence ATGAAATTCATCGTTTCATCTTCATACTTATTGAAGCAGTTGGCAGCTATCAATGGTGTGATTACGACCAATCCAGTTGTTCCTATTCTAGAAAATTTCTTGTTCGAGATTGCTGATGGCAAGTTGACGATTACTGCATCGGATTTGCAGACGTCTATCATCACTGAGCTCGAGGTGGAGGCCAAAGAAAATGGCAACATTGCTGTGCCTTCCAAGATCTTGTTGGAGACTTTGAGGAACCTGCCGGAGCAGCCGGTGACGTTTAGTATCGATGAGAATACCTACAGCATCGAGATCAACTCGGACAATGGTCGATACAAGTTGGCTGGTGAGAATGCGACGGATTTTCCTAAAGTGCCTACAGTGTCTGACGGGAGTTCGGTCAATATCTCTTCGGATGTATTGGGCAATGCCATTAACAATACGATCCTTGCGACGAGCAACGATGAGTTGAGACCTGCCATGACGGGGGTATATTTGAATTTGGCAGATACCAATACGACGTTTGTCGCGACAGACGGTCATAGATTGATTCGCTATAGAAGAGTGGATATTGCCTCGGATGCAGGGTCGAGTATGATTATTCCTCGCAAGGCTTTGACTTTGTTGAGAGCTACTCTCCCTTCGTCCAATACCAATGTCAACGTAGAATACAACGTAGCGAATGCTTTTTTTAAATTTGACGGGATCCGTATGGTGTGTCGATTGATTGACGAGCGTTTCCCTGATTACGAAAATGTGATCCCTGCAAACAATGACAATGCCATGACAATTGATCGTTTGGAGTTGTTGGGCTCGCTCAAGAGGATTGCGATCTACGCCAACAAAACTACCCATCAAGTCCGTCTGAAAATTGCAGGGAGTGAGTTAGTGATTTCGTCAGAGGATTTGGATTTCTCCAATGAAGCAAACGAGCGTTTGTCTTGTGATCATGACGGTGGCGATATCGAGATTGGATTCAACGGTAAGTTCCTCATCGAAATGCTTGCCAATATTGATTCTACGCAGGTGACCATGAAATTTTCGGAAGCCAATAAAGCAGGTTTGATTTTTCCAGTAGATGGAGATGAAAACGAAGACTTGCTGATGCTTGTGATGCCAGTGATGCTTAGCAATTATTCTGCATAA